In Salvelinus sp. IW2-2015 linkage group LG3, ASM291031v2, whole genome shotgun sequence, the DNA window TCAATCCGGATGTGTCTAAGGTACTGCTTCGCTCAACAAATGGAGGTGCAATTCAATGTATAGAAGTTATGAAATTACAAGACtgacaaaagtttttttttttagatatttcAAGGACATTTGAGGCACACTGCACACTGTTCTATATCTGACTGTCATGTGAACAGTGATGAAGTTGGTCCATTTTGGACTGTGCCACTCTCAATGGAAGATAACAACTACTACAGTGTGGTAGGGAAACGCCTAATTCACCTATTATAGCAACTCTAACATGTTCTACATACAGGGCTACCTAATACTTCAAATGCCATGTAGTATGCAATGTGTCTTAATGATATTTAATTGTAGTTGGTATGTGCAAATTTTGTATTGTAAAAAAAAGACATACATCTAgttaaatgtttttaattaacAGCATATTCGTTCAGTGAGAATGTATTTTACTGTATGTTGGAATTTGAGGAAAAAAGCAAATGAATTACATTTAGGCTTATTGTATGATAATAATGCCAACATTTGATATTTTGTGACAAATTggttgaggcaaataacactgtaCCATTGGGCTGCTGAAGTTGGAGGTGCAAGAtacaattttgtttgttttttcagagAGATGGTTTTGAGGATTTTTTCAAGTCTTCAACTGTCAGTGGTGACAATCAGATGTACTGTGACTACTGCGATGGGAAAACAGACGCAATCCTTGTGAGTAATGGTATACAATCAATACTCAATCAATATGCTACATCGATACTTGTATCAAAAGCTTCTTAAAAAGGTAACACTGTGAAAAATACTATGTTACTGGGTCTTCTTCTAGAGGTGTGATAATAGTGTGTTTTGTGTCTCCAGGCATGTGAGATGGAACATCCCCCAGAGATTCTGACTCTGCTCCTCAAGAGGTTTCAGTTTGACTACAACAGGATGTCATATGTCAAAATTGAGAGCTGTGTGGAGGTGCCTCACACGTTACAGACGAAGGTAACTATAAAATGTTTTTCCTTGAACAGGTTATTGTgttataaaacacttttttattaGGTTGTATAACTTAGGTAGTAATGTTAATTGCCTTTAAAAATTAGTAGGATTGTAAATATGTGTTTTCAGTGTGTTACTTTatagccctcctcctctctgtacctTTCCCTACTTTTGGCCCTATCTGAWAAAGCTCTGTGGTTTTCCTGTTCATGACAGACCTTTTGATTTACTCAATGTCTCTGAACAGGACTGTGACTATGAACTCTATGCAGTTGTGGACCATGTGGGAAGTCTAAGAGGTGGACATTACACTGCTAGAATCAAGTCCTATCAGAATCACAACTGGTATGTGTTCGATGACAGCTACGTCACACAGGTAAGGGATACTTRGCTTTTTAAATCTAGTATAAACCACCCTGCTATTTCCTCAACATGRATCCCATCCCTAGTTATAGTTGAACACTGCTGCTCCTCTCTTACAGCTCAATTCAAAACCATTTGAACAAGATGAGAGTTTTAGGTAAATATAGATGTGGGTGCGCTTTATTTGCAAACTWGTGTCCATTTAATTAAGTTTAATTGTCAAATTAGAAAAGCCTTGAAGTAACTAATTATTATTCCATTACTGTAGGTCCCAGAGTGCGTACCTGCTTATGTACAGGAAATGTAAGTTAACAAATGTGAATTGTCTTTTTTATCTATTTGGTATATTTTATCCATGTCATTCATGTGATTCTACTTCTCCATAAGGTCAAACATTCCTCTATTTGATAAATCACAGTGTTACTTCTGTCACTGTTAATTTCCCTCCGTTTCTAAGTGGATTCTCCAGATCGTCAGATGAACCATGAAACCGATCACAAATGTTCACTCAGTGACTCTCAACAATCTACTCCTTCCTGTTCCTTTGAGACGGGAGCCAGCGGAACAagcgaagaagaagagagaaaagttcaatcaaatcaatctaTCAATCCAGTTGACTTGGTAGGGAGAACAGAAGTTGTRCCAGAGGAAAGACAGAAAGATGATGGAAAGGTCGTTGATATGATAAGACAGATGAACATAAAAGATAGGAGTGGAGAGGATAACGTTGCTGCTACTGATGATAAAGATAATTATTTTAATGGAGAGGAAGAACAGAAAGTAGGGGATGATGTTGTTGGACAAAAAGAACAGGAAGGTGAAGTGGCCAATGTTGAGGTGCAAATGAATGATGAACGGAGCAGGGAAGAGGGTCATGGTATGACAAGAAAGTATCATGGTGTAAAAGGAGAACTGGAAGAGGATGTTGTGGATGAAGCTGGACAGAATCAAAGAGATAAGGCAAGGAAAAGGGAGGATATTGTTGTGCATGTTGTGGATGAAGCTGGACAGAATCAAAGAGATAAGGCAAGGAAAAGGGAGGATATTGTTGTGGATGAAGCTGGACAGAATCAAAGAGATAAGGCAAAGAAAAGGGAGGATATTGTTGTGGATGAAGCTGGACAGAATCAAAGAGATAAGGCAAAGAAAAGGGAGGATATTGTGGTGGATGAAGGTGGACAGAATCAAAGAGKTAAGGCAAAGAAACGGGAGGATATTGTTGTGGATGTAGATAACGTCTTGGAAAATGGAACAGAGGGTGATGTGATGAATAGAAAGGATGTGGTTGTGACGGACAGAGARGGAGATAATaatgagaggaagaggaatagAGATGGTGCAGCAAAGACAAAGCCAGGTAGAATAATAGATGACACTGGGGATGATAGAACAGCAAAAATAAATGGTGGTGAGCTAAAGACAATACAGGTTGAAGTGGCAAAGTTAGGAGAGGATTGTGATSTGACAACGATGAGTCAAACTAACCACAGTAAATATCCCAGTTCCGTTAGTACATTTCAGAACAGACTGACAGKCARCCCAGAMGAAACAACAACATGTTTTTGCTtcaagagaaaaagaaagggaggGGAAAAGATCAGTGAACATGACAAAAGGAAGAAAATGGAATTGGAGATGAGCAGAGAAGGTGAAAAGAAGAGTATGTTAGGAGGACAGAgtagaaaagagaaaaagaaggaAAAGGCAAATAGAAAGAAACAATTGAAAAGAGATGAGGAAATAAAGAAAAGCTCATAGAGAGAATAAAGGAGGTAAAGAAGAACCCAGTGGGAAAGAAAAAAGGTTACCTTGAAGATTAAATTGATACTAATAAATAGAATGAAATGAAAATCATGAGAATGGTTCAATCTAAAACTAAGTAATGAACTTTGATGATATTCTCAATTGAACCAAACAACAACATTAGTGAGACAGCTGTGATAAATTGCTCTTCTAATTTTGCCAAACTGACATGGCTTGGCATTGTGCTTGTGTATATAGATTCAAACAGAGCTATAGTGTGCACCGGTTTTGATAATGAAACAATGGTAATGGCATTAACTTCGGATCTGAATAATGTAAGGAATCATTTTTGTAATTCYTACATTTAATAGAATTAAAACTGGATTCAAATGACCCTTTTTGTCTCCCCCTGCTTCACACTACCTGCTCAAATTCAACCCACATCCTAGAACCTTTCACTTTCCATCTTTCCATAACATATGCTTGATGTCACGGTTCAGTTTACCAATTCAGTTCATGCCATTGATCCTTGAACATCTCTGATACAGATTCATCACAATCACTGTTGCCTGCAAAGATATGCAGGCAACAGTCCCGGGTGGCggtcccgggtggcgcagtggtctagggcactgcatcgcagtgctagctgcgccaccagagtctctgggttcgcgcccaggctctgtcgcagccggccgcaaccgggagatccgtggggcgacgcacaattggcatagcgtcgtccgggttagggagggtttggccggtagggagggtttggccggtagggatatccttgtctcagtatgtaaaaaaaaaatgtaataaaaaaaaatgtatgcactctactgtaagtcgctctggataagagcgtctgctaaatgactaaaatgtcaaatgtaaatatgATTGGAACTCAAAAACATTATACTTTTATTGAAGTGGTGGATTATTTTATGCCCCTTTATCACATTCTCTCAGGCTGACTATATGTTTATAATCCCAGAGTGCACAGACCAAGGTACACTGACCTGGGACCTCATTCCTTTGACTATCACCATGGCAATAGGTCACAAAACGGGAACATATAAAAACAGAGACAGGTCATTTCTGYTCATGTGATTAACTGTTGATGGAATTTATagttttaaatgaatgattagaatactccactctgaaaccatataattgtagaAATTGACTAGAATCATAAAGTTAMaattaatgatgtgtgtagttttagtcagtaaaACAATATGTCTATTATAGTATCTtgaacacagactgtctgagcaagat includes these proteins:
- the LOC111953246 gene encoding ubiquitin carboxyl-terminal hydrolase 47, translated to MDYLDMMDPFWIPKHYYPNEKVNTDNKTILYYGLHNQGATCYLNSVLQVLFMTKGFREAVESQEQVNVEQNTFDLQLKCLFETLKKKQAHTKDVTSKLGIEKVFEQGDAAEYFEKILSKVNPDVSKIFQGHLRHTAHCSISDCHVNSDEVGPFWTVPLSMEDNNYYSVRDGFEDFFKSSTVSGDNQMYCDYCDGKTDAILACEMEHPPEILTLLLKRFQFDYNRMSYVKIESCVEVPHTLQTKDCDYELYAVVDHVGSLRGGHYTARIKSYQNHNWYVFDDSYVTQLNSKPFEQDESFRSQSAYLLMYRKLDSPDRQMNHETDHKCSLSDSQQSTPSCSFETGASGTSEEEERKVQSNQSINPVDLVGRTEVVPEERQKDDGKVVDMIRQMNIKDRSGEDNVAATDDKDNYFNGEEEQKVGDDVVGQKEQEGEVANVEVQMNDERSREEGHGMTRKYHGVKGELEEDVVDEAGQNQRDKARKREDIVVHVVDEAGQNQRDKARKREDIVVDEAGQNQRDKAKKREDIVVDEAGQNQRDKAKKREDIVVDEGGQNQRXKAKKREDIVVDVDNVLENGTEGDVMNRKDVVVTDREGDNNERKRNRDGAAKTKPGRIIDDTGDDRTAKINGGELKTIQVEVAKLGEDCDXTTMSQTNHSKYPSSVSTFQNRLTXXPXETTTCFCFKRKRKGGEKISEHDKRKKMELEMSREGEKKSMLGGQSRKEKKKEKANRKKQLKRDEEIKKSS